The Dermacentor andersoni chromosome 1, qqDerAnde1_hic_scaffold, whole genome shotgun sequence genomic interval GTCCCTTTCGCTAGGATTTCATGCAATATGGTGAACTGATCGTCGCATTTGGAATAAAATGAAGTTTTTGTTGAAGATGGTAATAACGCTATAAGATCAAGGTATTCCTTGATGCCTTCCCGCCTTTGTTCGATTTATATGCATAACGATCTTATTAGGAGTACTGATTTATCTCGTACTGCTTAGTGAGAGATTATGGGGTAGagagaaattatggggtttgacgtccCGAACCAACTGGCAGGCTCCGAAATGTGCCAACATGCATGGCTTAATTTCGTGGCTTAAGCTAACTTCTCGCATTTTTGAAATCCAGTGATGTACTCACACTGCAGGATGCGTGTTAACACACGTGTTTGCTTTGAAACAAAAGAACAAATTCGGTTGTCCTGCCAAAAACTTCTCTTAGGCAAGTTGGCGCTTAGGCTTGCGTAGAATCTTGCCTCTCTTGTCTTGGCGTGTGGTTTAGAAGCGGGCAGAAGATATGACAGGGAAACGACAACTGTCTCTCATCTGCCTCATTTTTTCACGTTCTAAACCACGCGCCAAAACAAGAATGTACAGCATGCGTAGTCCTAAATATACCAGGGCAGCTAAGCTTGGTGTTCGTAAGCCAAATTTAATTCAACGTACTTTATATTCAACTTGAAATAAATAATACTTATATTCGAGGTCATATAAAAATTATCTTCAAaattctattcgtattcgatttcaAAAATCAGCATGCGCACGCTCCTTGAAAAGCATTCTTATTTTCCATCCATAATCACCCCCTGTTTGTGGGGCCACAATGAGAACACATGGTGACGGACAGCGGAGAAAAAATGGTATTTCCTCACATATGTACGTTCTGAGCAGTGTCCTGAGTCCTACTATACAAAAAATGTGTTCCCTTTAACACTACCAAGCTGCACGTGCCGTCGTTGGTCTGTAAAACGTGAAAACCCTGCTGTTTTAAGTGTAAATTTTGACCTGCACCATCAAGTTGCACCATCTTAGCAACACACTCCTTTGACAGGTACATTCTTTTGACGGCTGTGCTCGAAGGTAACAACAGCTTTCGTTGCTTTTGTTGATCAGTGCTGTGAACAATGCACAAGAAAAGTGTCAGTTATGTAAAAATTTAACgaagtacagaaaaaaaatttattgataACCCGAACCAAGCGACAGATTTAATGTACGCACATGCAGGTGTAGCAGCCGCAGTCCTCACATTACTGCAGTTTCCACGCGTGATGTCTGCGCTTTAACGACGCGAGGATAAAGCGAAGTGACGGAGGCGTCTCCACATTACAGAGCATAGCGGTATTGTAGACTATACGCGCAGCACACTCGCTGCTTTCAGAGATCGGTTGCTGCTTCAAGGTTTGGGAATGGGCTCGCGCGACAGCGAGCGGTCCAGCGCAACCTTGTAGCTGCTGTAGAAAGTGCTGTACACGACGCCGGCGATGTTGGCGCGGTAGCCTTCGTTGATGCTGCGCAAGTAGGGGTTCAGCGGCCCTAGGCCTGACCACTTGGTGTCCAGGTCGCCGAGACCCGTGATCTGGAAGGAGCGCAGCACGGCCGGCTTGCCCGGCGCCGCAGTGGCCTCCATGTGCGCGTAGCACGTGCCCACGCGCGACTCGACGCGTACGCGCAGCTCGGGCACCATGCCGTACTTGACGCGCGCGTCGTACACGATGTCCAGGTCGTCGATCAGCAGGTTGCAGGTGACTGTGATGTTGCCGTTGAGCCAGCCGGGCGCCGTGCAGTCGCCGAAGCGGTTGACGCGCGACAGACCGCGCAGGGTGCCGTTCACAAACTTGGCGTGACCGTGGACGGGGATGCCCAGGATGCTGTCCTTGAAGTCAGTCTCGAAAGGCGGCAGATGGAACGGGTCCAGGTCCAGGAAGCGCACTTGCGCTATCATGTCCGTCAGCAGGATGCGATCCATGTAGAAGTTGGAATCCTTTGGGTTTCGCACGTACACATCTGCGCCAGCAGAAGCCGCATATGTATATCGAGCTGCGCCACTGGGCCGTTACTGTGTTCTGAAACAAGCATACtgcttgaagaagaaaaaaagaagaatagtgGGAGCGTTCTCAACTTTCTGCGGGATGAtcaaatctttttctttttctttttaacagctcTACGCAGTTCTTGGCATATAAATCGAAGTAGGTAAATAAAGCGGTAGGGAAATGATACTTTCTTTTTGGGGGTGTTACCTCACTGCAGATGGCCCAGCGATGTGTGACTAGAGTAAACTTTTGGTGTCTATAATACATTCATGAGCTAGATCTTCCTTTATATGTGTCTTATTATCCTCGATTGTGGCTTTTGGCCTCTTTGTTCTTAGCACCCAAATGCACGGAATAATATattcgaaaataaaaaaaaaaactatttagcAAATCAATAAAATAAATGACAAGGACAAAGAAGCAGGGGACTGACAGGACAGGCTGCTGTCAGTTCTCTCCTTTTTTCTACTTCTCTTGTCGCGCTATCTAAAGCGTCCATGAATCCAAATCCACTACAAATCGCCCGCCACCTTCCGTCCTTTTTAAGTACTACTTCGCAATGATGGCAGGACAAATTGCACCTGGATGAATAATAATCATCAGCgagcaatatttttctttcttctttacctaGTCGAAAGTGAGCTGGTATTCACAAAAACCGGAGCTTTTCACGTGGATAAAAAATTTGCGAAATAAAATACATACACCTTTCAACAGAGCTTTTCCGATGTGTTCAATTGTTTTGAGAAGAAGAGCAACTGCGTGGAGTCCGCAAACATTTCTAAAAACAAATTTCTAAATGCAATTACAAATTGCTATTTATATAGCACAAATAGGCTGCAGTTAATTAGCCAAGAGTTGGGTTAACAGTTAAATACCAGTGTTTTGACGAGCGGAAAGGGTGAAAAACATTAAAATTAGATCGAGCTTCACGTTTGCCAAAGTCCAACTCTTCCAGGGCCCGTTCTCTCGTACGCGATAAGCCGACTAATAAGCGTGCGTCCCTTGCGTATATGTTCCTTACGAATGACATACGTACTTTAACTGGGCGACTTCTCCGTGAACTGTTTTGAGTAAGGAAAGGCTGCACACGTGGCATCGTGACCTCATACGGGCATGCAGTAAGTTGGCGTGCATGGCTAACACGTTCCCTGGACAAGTCTTTGCCCGAAACCCGAAAGCGAAAAGAAGCTAGCGCATGAGTGCAGTTCATCTGACAGCTTACTTGCGAAGCAAGTTATAGAAGCTACGGAGTCAGCTGTACGCGCCGAGGTCATCAAAGTTGCGCCGACAGTGCTGCAGGCGCGCTGCAGTTCGTTGTATCGCGACGACCATGCCACGGTTCGTAAACAGTAAAATCACATTGACCGACAACGACAATCGTAATATAATGCAGCGGTAAGCACATAGTGGGTATACATGGTTGGCACATATTGGGCACGCGTGTGCCAGTATACTATCAGCAACAGCCATAATAACCAATAGTACCTCTGTGTATGGTGCTGCCGCTATGCTGTCTACCGACTGTAGGGTACTTTCGACAATGACCAACATGTATGTGTGCAGGAATGAAACCACTCCGGGCCTAGCGCGCGGCAAAATCGAAAGGCGGGTTTTCTGCTTTGTGGGGAGGCGCATCCGAGGTACTGTCTCTGAACTCGCCTAGAAAACGAGTAACGGTCGTCGACCGCACCTGCTCCGTTGCACGAACCATTTGCCGCGGTTGAAATTCTCGGCAGAGGTGCGCAAATTTTCAGTCTTATGGAGCCGCTGTATATTCACCTAGCAATTTCATTGTGTCTTTGTTCTTCGAGAACTCTGGCTCGAACACACTGTTTCTGACCGATCTTTCagcttttcttcttctaaatcTAGCTTCCTCTCTTTCCCCGACAGCGTTCGTTATCTCGCGTGTAGCGAATGCGGCACGTATATGTTTATTTTCACGTAAACCCCTGATGGAATAAATAATGCCATATCCTAGACTGTAACCCCTAGTGGTTATGGAACGGTACGCCCGCAATCTCAATGTACGTGCGGTCAAACGCGCTGCTTGATTAGCAAGTACAGAGCTATCGtcattaaaaatgaaaaaaaaaaaagaagacacacgcGCCGCACGCTTTTGTTTCGACTGCTTAGCGACCTTGAACCCAGTCGGCATTAATGGTTACTTACGCATTGGTCCCAAATGCAGAGATGGGCTTTACTGCATTATATTTCTTTGTCGCCCTAGCGATTCAAAGAGAATGCGAGCAGGAGAGAACGCGCGCCGTAGGAGACGACAAAAGCGCACTTTGATGACGTGATGCGCGCGATGGCAAGACAGCCCTGCCACACACGAACTGCGCATGGGCCACAGTTCGCTTGTCGATACCGGTAGGCAGTGCTGAGTGCACTAGCTGTCATAGCTGCCGCGCCCACAGCGCTAGCAGGTGGCGCAGTACTAAGGCTCTGAAAATAACGAAAGAAGATGGTATACTACAGACTCAATGGTATTGACAAACCTCCAGTGGGCTGTGCGGCctctgaaaaaagaagaaagcagacaAAACTCGAATTAGTGCGACCTACGATAGCAAAGTTATTTCTAGTACACCTCTTACCAGCTATAAGCCATCAACAGTGGGCGAAAAGGTGAAGCCGAAGGCTATGGCTATACGTATTGACAAAGGGGTAAGACCCCTTGCCAAAACGTTGGCTCCGGAAGCATTTCTTGTTCGCCTACTGTTGATCACTTCAAGCTCAAAGTATGGAACATGGGGTGGAAGGGAGCTCAGCACATCCCATAATTCAGTATATGCGAATTATGACATTTGGGAAGGCAAATGAATACACTTGGTTTGGCTATATTGCGGAAGGAATTGCCGAAAGTATAGTTGGTTGATCAATCTTCCATTATAGCATAAAGTGCTTCTTTTCCCCGCTGCCATTACCTTTAGAGGGGGATTGCACAATCCAATGACAGTAATTTTAAATCCAGCAGAAGACATACTGCATCCAACAAAGGTCAACGAAATCGTTTTTAAGCCGGCACAAGTTATGTGTTCCCCAATGCAACAAATACAATAAAATATGGCACTGTGGTGGCGCAGGGGGTCTTCACGTGCACACCTTTTCACCATCTTGGACTTATTTCTCTCCTTAAATCATTCATTTAGCATCATACCTGGCATCTCCTACTTTGGCTAGGAATCGTGTATCT includes:
- the LOC126543801 gene encoding salivary anticoagulant protein P23-like; its protein translation is MNAVWFFLLCWAPFRLQAAQPTGDVYVRNPKDSNFYMDRILLTDMIAQVRFLDLDPFHLPPFETDFKDSILGIPVHGHAKFVNGTLRGLSRVNRFGDCTAPGWLNGNITVTCNLLIDDLDIVYDARVKYGMVPELRVRVESRVGTCYAHMEATAAPGKPAVLRSFQITGLGDLDTKWSGLGPLNPYLRSINEGYRANIAGVVYSTFYSSYKVALDRSLSREPIPKP